TCTGGAGAAAACTGTTGACTACTGACAATAATCTAAGCAGTTCGACAAACATTCTAGCTCAAATGGCAGTAGAAGACTTCACAGCTCAATACTCCAAACAAACACCGGTGGAACCAATTGGTAAACAAATACCGAAATTTAATCCATCATCCCTGAATCTGGGTGAAGCTTCAACTTCACAAACATGGCTTCCAACCGGAGAACAAACAGTGTTCGAAGCTGGATTTAAGGAACATGTAGAAGCCTCGTGGAAATGGATATGTGACCTCGATGAGAGAATTGAAAAGGGGAAGAAGCAAACGTTAGAATCAGCAAATTTCAAATCAACAGACCCAGAAGACAACCATTCAAATCCGCACACTAAAACGCAGAAAATTTATTTTGAGCGTAACAATTGTAGTACAACTGTAATGCTATGTGGGCGCGAATGGAACATATCTGAAATTCCAACACCGGTCTGTTCATGCACGGGAATACCCAGGAAATGTTATAGATGGCAAGAAATAGGATGGAAATCAACTTGTTGTACAACGAATATTTCACAATACCCGCTACCTCTATTGCCTGGGAGAGGCCAAATACGATTGCAGCGTAGAAGAATGGGTAGTTCCACTTTCAGATGTCTCTTGGAAGAATTGGTAACAAAAGGGTACGTATTTCGAAAGCCAATTGACTTGAAGGAATATTGGCTTGGGTCAAACAGGAGGAATAAATAGATGAGATGTTTAAGAGACTTGGTCTTTTCTACTAGCAGACCTTAAAGAACTAGTCCTCTCCCCCCATTCTTCGGTTTtcactttattatttttcaaaatacgAGGAAAGTTTGAGTATAATCATTTTCTAGTAATGTACGCGTTGATTtgtaaatacaataaaaatcgTTTGCCAAGCgaattagttttaataattaaaaataatgtgATGAAGTAAGAAAGGAATGTCGGCAAGAAAGTAATAGAAGGCGTTTTGGCGTTGGTATTTCGAGATCAGCTGCtaaaagaagagcataaaaacTTGGACGATGTTACAAATGCGGGAAATTTGCCCATGAAGGGGCATGCTCGAACAACCAAACGTATTCTAATTATGAGTTCCAACGACTATGTAGAGACGAGCCTGTTGATTGTTATGAAAATCAACGGTTGTACAGACAAGGCTACGCTTTTGGAAGAATGTGCGAGGAACTCAACCGACTTATTCTAGAGGCGAGAAAACGTGGGTTGTAAGTAAATTTCATCACTTTTGTAAATAtgtagtttttaatatatatatatatatataaaccaaaaaaaaaaaaacctttaccACACCCATCTTACATATGTTGGCAACATTCTAATTTCAGTGTGCAAATTAAATGGCATGTATTCCGAAATGTCATTGGACCCAGTTCTGGGAAAACAAAGGATGCTATAGTTCAACTTTTCTAAAAGACCACAGTAGGAGAGTGATTTCttttctaatataaaaaaaaagaactaggATTGTCTATCGGTATTCTCATAGGACAAATCACTTCTTGTGCACAAAACTTACATTTTAACAACAAAGGATTGAAAGGTTTTATGTCAGTTTGAATATTGTACACCACAATGGTCAATCCATATTGATctattgtatgttttttttatttgggcaGTCATTTTAAGAGGTTTGCAATTTGAGGCAACTAATAACACGGGTTGTGTTGGATTAGacataattttttctttaaaaccaTTTCAATATATACCACATACCTTTCCATACCGATTAAACCCAAAGCCTTCAGAAACATTACAACCGATTGAATTGCCTCTTTGGATGATCATGCTAGGTGCTTACGCCATGTCAGTGGAGAAatgattctattacaagcctatgaTTATTTATGCAACATGACTTGGCCATATATGAGTGATTCAAATATACACCCTCgatatttatattgatatatacttTAGAGATGTGAGAATCATACACTATCATTGAATAGGTACTAAGTCATGTATATTCGTGCTTCAGAATCATTGAATATCTCGATTTTCATGAATTAACTTAAATTGCATAGAACTAGAAATAGTTCTATATCTTTTTGGATATTGAATGTTTGGAAAGACAAGTCAAGAAAGTTCTATGTTTAAACGATagtttgcttgaggacaagcaacgTTCAAGTGTGTGGGAATTTGATAACgcttaaattatacatatttaatttagcGTTAACGTATAATTATAACTcatttgaatgtaaattaatgtattttagttACTTATTGTGTGTATGAGTGATTTTACAGGATGCAATGGATTTTGGTTAAAAAGTGcttgaaaaattataaattgacGTTGATGTActgttttggtcataacttcATCCGATAtccgtttttgacgaataagctgGCTACGCGAAGATGAATGAAAAATCTACAACTTGCCAATTTTACTTTTACCAATATAAAATGTAATCAAGTCAGATGAGCCACGAAATGAATACATTCACCATGCATTCAATGCCTTTGACAAaagcaaaagcaaaagaagTAAAGAGTCAAATTTGCATCACACCATATCTTCAACACCTGACAATCGCTCAACTATTTGGACAGAAGACTTCTATTCACAACTGTAGCATGGCTTGATCATGTCTCTTCAATAATGAAGGAAGTTGGAGAGTTTGACTATAAAATGAAGCTTGCAGAGAACATCCAAGGTGTGCTTGGGAAGTGTTCCATGGTCTCAAAACCATTTCCAGTCACAACCAATTTTAAATCTTTGTTCCATTGTGTCAATCTTAGTTTATAATAAAGTTGTTTAGTTTTTAAATCACCAACTCTAGTTACATTTCGTTCATCAAATTTCGTTTAAGAAACTTTCTGTCGTAATCTGTTTGCTAAGTTCTTCATCACCAACTCTCAAATTAAGTTTGTAATAGTTGAACTATTGAaagttattagttttaaatgttCTAAAAACTACTCTCGTCATTTGAATCTCTTTTCTAAGTTAAGTTCATTAGTTTGTTCGTAAACTTCGATCTCAATTTGCATAAAATCCGCATTGTAAAAATTTCATTCTAAAAATTGTTATAAGCTCATTTAGCATCCATTAAGTAGTGTGTTAAGTTTCGTGAAGTTTCATGGTAGTTTGCATGTTCGCGTAAAAATTAGTTACGAGTATTTTTCGTGATTTTTGATATAGTTTACGGATTAATCGTAAAGGGTTCAAGCCCGTTCGAGTAACATTATAGTTAGACTAAGGTGTAGTCTAGCCGTGTTAAGTAGTTGAACCGGTTACCGGTTACCGGTTACCGCAGTAGTTAGTTTGAGGGCGACGAAGTTGCTCCGTTGGTGCAAAATTTAGCTTTGGTTTTACTTGAGTTCAAGAAGTCATAATTTTCAATTGAAGTGCATGTGGACTTCTTTCACGTAATTTTCAGCCACAAGTTGTAGTAAAAGCTAAGTCAAGGACATGTCATTTTCAAGTAGCATTGTTACATCTTGATGCCTTTGGTTCTAATTCTTACTTTTGTTATGTAATCGCAAATTAATCGTTTAAATTACAGGTTAGTCATTTCACTTATTAGTTTACTAATCGGATAGTGACAGTCCGATTATAAACTGGGggttgaaaacattttctagttctaaaatcaaacaaactcttttcgttaaaaatagttaaaaacctattttTAGGCTGTAATGACCTTAAGATTTATCTTTCGCTCCTCTTACGCCAAAATTTCCTTTTTAgtcatttaaaatctttcaaaagataaattgtAGTTTGTTAAGCAACGTGACAACTTGGTCACAACCCCCCAATTTTACACTTTCcttttagattaaatttaatagtTTAATTTACTACTAATACTAATTCTCTGTGGACGAACTTAGATTTACTACTAGCTATACTATACGCGACAGGGTACACTACCAGTGTGTAATATAACTATTAGTATatccttgttttataaatttaaacttGGGTGATTTTTACGAGCAAAACGATTCAACAAATTATACACTCAAATTACACATCACCCCTTGTAGTGAAAAAACCcaaacccgaaaaccctttttcttaGCTATTTTCGGCCGAACCCAAGAGAGAGAAGGAGataattatttagggttttaccTTCTAATTGTCATAACAAAAAACCTTAACCCTTAACTCCTTTATATAGGGTAAATAGTTAGGGTTTTAAACTTGGTGAATAAGTTTGAGTTGGGTTACAACTCTAATTCCTAATTTTCACTTAAGTTCATCTCTTTTCAgactatttaattaataaacgtatatttaacatttaacaaacttttaattaattattttgtgaacatattaattaattgggatggagtattgtaaaataagttttaaagtaaaacaaataagacaagatcttgacccttagatcatgattaaattgatgaacgaagattcatgaagcaattgatgtacgtTGATTATCATGATGCATGGTGATTATCCTTGAagaaaaaacctattgttttatttgttttactttaatacttattttattttacctaaaaccttaattaatatattacattaaCATGTTAATTAATTGGATAGTGTCAAtatgtgtgaccccgtaggttTAAACATTTTCCGGACATACATTTATTTAACGTGATCATATttcaataaatttaattttattttgttttaatgcTAAATCCataataaataacttatttatcaaaaactaCTAATAAAAGAAATGTATTTAATGATGTTTAGTCTATCTATATAAAACACGCAGTCCGTATCCCGACCCTCTTTTTTGGTATTTC
The window above is part of the Erigeron canadensis isolate Cc75 unplaced genomic scaffold, C_canadensis_v1 Conyza_canadensis_unscaffolded:46, whole genome shotgun sequence genome. Proteins encoded here:
- the LOC122584586 gene encoding barley B recombinant-like protein A produces the protein MDDNEFWRKLLTTDNNLSSSTNILAQMAVEDFTAQYSKQTPVEPIGKQIPKFNPSSLNLGEASTSQTWLPTGEQTVFEAGFKEHVEASWKWICDLDERIEKGKKQTLESANFKSTDPEDNHSNPHTKTQKIYFERNNCSTTVMLCGREWNISEIPTPVCSCTGIPRKCYRWQEIGWKSTCCTTNISQYPLPLLPGRGQIRLQRRRMGSSTFRCLLEELVTKGYVFRKPIDLKEYWLGSNRRNK